One window of the Zea mays cultivar B73 chromosome 3, Zm-B73-REFERENCE-NAM-5.0, whole genome shotgun sequence genome contains the following:
- the LOC103650590 gene encoding putative uncharacterized protein MYH16 gives MLPYYGGYYWSEYVEQYHRARRLENEKRRLENEKRALERQLAEKTRDAQVSSTQVFTLQHKVRELEQRNTGLSGDLAKQREDTRKAGLLFMVAADRYQEEAQKQIRAKAEELADTRKAGLALMNTADTYQQAARKQMKEKAEELEVARKAVLALMEAADAYQQEAKKQIRGKVEELKVMAAQKAELDARVEALESGLGAALAKNRELEDAYGKVEAQNGKLRMEVERLVMELGALPEEKDMQPFHAGKEEIVLFKELEDHKMKVEEVTQDNNKGFGDGEMIA, from the exons ATGCTGCCGTATTATGGTGGCTATTATTGGTCAG AGTACGTTGAACAGTATCACAGAGCACGCCGGCTAGAGAACGAGAAGCGGCGGCTGGAGAACGAGAAGCGTGCGCTGGAGAGGCAACTAGCGGAGAAGACGAGGGACGCTCAGGTGTCCTCCACCCAGGTCTTCACGCTGCAGCACAAGGTGCGAGAGCTGGAGCAgaggaacaccggactgtccggggaCCTGGCGAAGCAAAGGGAGGACACGAGGAAGGCCGGCCTGCTGTTCATGGTTGCCGCCGACAGGTACCAAGAGGAAGCCCAGAAGCAAATCAGGGCCAAGGCAGAGGAACTGGCCGACACGAGGAAGGCGGGCCTGGCGCTGATGAACACCGCCGACACCTACCAACAAGCGGCGAGGAAGCAGATGAAGGAGAAGGCGGAGGAGCTGGAGGTCGCGAGGAAGGCGGTTCTGGCGCTCATGGAAGCGGCCGACGCGTACCAACAGGAAGCGAAGAAGCAGATCAGGGGTAAGGTGGAGGAGCTCAAGGTCATGGCGGCGCAGAAGGCGGAGCTTGATGCCAGGGTGGAAGCTTTGGAGTCGGGGCTCGGGGCAGCTCTGGCGAAGAACCGGGAGTTGGAGGATGCTTATGGTAAGGTGGAGGCTCAGAATGGTAAGCTTCGGATGGAGGTTGAGAGGTTGGTGATGGAGTTAGGTGCATTGCCGGAGGAGAAAGATATGCAGCCATTTCATGCTGGGAAGGAAGAAATAGTCTTGTTCAAGGAATTGGAGGACCATAAGATGAAGGTGGAGGAGGTAACTCAAGACAACAACAAGGGATTTGGGGATGGTGAAATGATAGCATGA